A single genomic interval of Hyphomicrobium methylovorum harbors:
- a CDS encoding aminomethyltransferase family protein, translating to MTNSRQSAINDRHRALGSDLSSAWNDMPIPQNYSTCPYEETAAVRYRAGLIDVTALRFLDVSGPDATAFLNHILTTDVSKAKAGDSHISNIVNSDGALIDDVLIYVDGPNAYRVSHGGGAFEEAALEAKGKFNVEIKRDDDVHVLSLQGPAALEVLNAHTPMDLSKLGYFKHQKSTLFGKDVSLARGGYSAERGYEVFCSAKDAPFIWDEILKAGKDKGVVPVSWSCLDIVRVEGGLLFFPYDMSHGDTTPWEVRADWTVDLEKPDFIGKQALAAKKGKERSFITGLEVDHSDAVAPGSKITANGKEVGVVTSTVFSQHLMKSLAMAQIEPKYTKLGTELVIHDGKDLNAVVVQMPFYDPKRLRTHPVSERS from the coding sequence CGTGCCCCTACGAGGAAACGGCGGCGGTGCGGTATCGCGCTGGACTCATCGATGTTACAGCGCTTCGCTTTCTCGATGTATCGGGTCCTGACGCGACGGCATTTCTGAATCACATCCTGACGACGGATGTGTCGAAGGCAAAGGCTGGCGATTCCCATATCAGCAACATCGTCAACAGCGATGGCGCGTTGATCGACGACGTTCTTATTTATGTCGATGGGCCGAACGCATACCGCGTTTCACATGGTGGCGGCGCATTTGAAGAAGCGGCGCTCGAAGCCAAGGGCAAGTTCAACGTCGAAATCAAGCGCGATGACGATGTGCACGTGCTGTCGTTGCAGGGACCTGCTGCGCTGGAAGTGCTTAATGCCCACACGCCGATGGATCTCAGCAAGCTCGGCTACTTCAAGCATCAGAAATCGACGCTGTTTGGCAAAGACGTCTCGCTTGCACGCGGCGGATATTCGGCTGAGCGCGGCTATGAAGTCTTTTGCTCTGCGAAAGACGCGCCCTTTATCTGGGATGAGATCCTGAAGGCCGGCAAAGACAAGGGCGTTGTTCCGGTGTCCTGGTCCTGCCTCGATATCGTCCGCGTGGAAGGCGGCTTGCTGTTCTTCCCCTATGACATGTCACACGGCGATACGACGCCGTGGGAAGTTCGCGCCGATTGGACAGTTGATCTCGAGAAGCCTGACTTCATCGGCAAGCAGGCGCTTGCTGCGAAAAAGGGCAAGGAGCGCTCGTTCATCACTGGGCTCGAAGTCGATCATTCTGATGCGGTTGCGCCGGGATCGAAAATCACGGCGAACGGCAAAGAAGTTGGCGTTGTCACCAGCACGGTGTTCAGCCAGCATCTGATGAAGTCTCTGGCCATGGCGCAGATCGAGCCGAAGTATACGAAGCTTGGGACAGAACTCGTTATCCATGACGGCAAAGATCTGAATGCTGTTGTCGTTCAGATGCCGTTCTACGATCCCAAGCGTCTTAGAACTCACCCGGTTTCCGAGCGTTCGTGA